The DNA window acttctttaatctatctctggagaaaataattcgagttgcagagctgaatagagaaggtagctgaatagagaaggtaccatattttataagagtgtacgccgatgatattgttaTCAAtgacctcaacaaccgcgccgttagttctacctTCACAAGACTGGATAAGAAAACAACGCAAATGGGTCTAGTAGTGTACGAGGGCTAGACGAAATTCTTCCGgtcatcaaagaaacagtcgtcgcacttgctacttggcttccacgtcactgttgacagtcataacttcgaagtcgtaggtaATTTCTATCTTGGAATCATCATTAACGctagcctcgaaatccaacccaTAATAGCTCTatccaacaagtgctacttcggacagagtaggccactgagaagtaaagttctctctcgacgaacaaagaccgaaTTCTAGAAGCCACTCATAATCCCCGtgctgctgtatggtgcagagccatgaacgatgacaatatctgatgagtcgacgcaTTGGAACGCAAATACGGCAGTCGATGAAACAATGAGTtctacgagatatacggcgacattgacatatgtaatTCAGcagctacgttggctaggtgaTGTCGTCcgattgtatgaaaatattccagccctgagagtattcgacgcagtacatgCTAGGATAAGCAGTGAAAAAGGAAGACCTGCACTTAGTTGAAAAGACAAAGTGGAaaagaacctggctacacttggaatctccaattggcgtgaAACAGCAAAATGTAAgaactggcgtgctgttgtaaactcggccctaaccgcgtaagcgatgtctgcGCTCTGTTCCATTCATGCCACGTTTTCTTGCTTGTTGAGCAAGTCAGTGATTGTCTCCACCGGATCTTAGCTTGATTAAATGTCAACAAGTGGCCAAAAGCATATATATTTCCTCTTTTTCGAAATCTAATTGTAGGTACTTCAGGACGGCACTGTTCTGCCTAGTTCATTTACCTCACATTTAGCAGGGATATCACTATGCCCTGGAACCCAATACAGGGTTATCATAAAATAGGATATTAGATCCACTAATAGATGAAGACATTCTTTCACTATCTTTAACGAAAACTTAGAAGACTTTAGTGATTTCACACTCCTTGTCAAGATAATAAGGCTTTCTTTGATTGCTGTGATCCTGTTCACCTCATTTTCCTCCAACTCTTCTCTAGAAGTGAAGTCAATATAGGGAACCGAATTTAGTTTCAATTCTAAGGGTTTCGCAAATCCATGGTAATGGGTATAAACGGGAACTTACCAAGTATCATGGAATGCCCTTTATTACAGGCGACCTATTGGGAGGATTTCCTTTGGTCTAGACGCCCTGCCAGTTGCTGTCTGTTGTTTGAAGCTATAACTCGTCTAAACTTAAGCCGAAATACCTCAAACTTAAAGCTTGTAcaagttaaaaaaatacttctcTTGGACTTCTCAAATGCAACTACTAGTACATTTGACAATCTGGAATTGAACTAGTATACAACTATGACTGGTACATCTTTGGCAGGTATCTGGTACAATTCTGACCGATATCTGACGACTGAGATCTCGAAGAACAATTGACATCTCGAAGAATATATAAGCAAGTGGGAATCTAAATTATTTCtgatcaatattttataatatatattgacACATGAAACTTCAATTTAACTAGTCATAGACTGTGACATTTTTGACCAATATCTTACCATTTACATTTCGAAAATCTATTGAACTTATAGTATATGAGACTGGTACATTTTTCATCGATGTCTGACAACTGGCATCACTTGGAACAATTGACATCTGGAAGAACCATAAAATTGGTTAATTTTTGACATCTGATTACTGGCGTCTCGAAGAATAATTTACATCTTGAAAGACAATTGAGCTAGTATGAGACTGGTATATTTATAAGGGTTATCTGAAAAGTGGAACTCAAAGAACAGTTCATATCTTTAAATCATCATCGTATTCTTCGTTGTTCGCTACTAGTAGTTCATTGGATACTTTTAGAACAATCCGTAATTTTTTCTCAGCTACGAAGTATAGTATATTGAACTTTTTAATTGTATCTGCTCTTCAAAGGGCATCGAAGCTGATAACGTTATGGTTATAATTAAAGAGCTTTTGATTTGACGAAAATGTGGGTGTAAGTATCAAATATGGTATATACGTATATGAAGTTATTAGCTATTGTCTAAAAAAGACACTTAACCTCTTGAAGTATTTCTTAAAATAGAGCGCCCCACcttaaagttatttttgggCACCTAAGCGCTTCAGGACGGCACTGAAGTTGTAAAGGTGAGAAATGTTTGTAATGTAAACTAGTGAATAATTGTTtggaatatttgtatttgtagcgATTGACGGAAGTTTACTTGCTTGCAAATGCTAATTACTCAATTTGAaacttaaatattgaattttaattagcaAAGACGTCTTTCTTTctttgtatattaattttatcaaaagGTCAATGGTCacaggtacatatatgtataaaacctTTTAAACAGCATTTTAAAGCGTGAAAGGGAAGGTATTTCATCGAATATGTAAATTCTTAAAGTACCAAATTTAAAAGCTGGTACAATTATGTTGAAACTATTTTGAGGTCGTGATTAGGAGAGCTTTACAATCAAAATCATTATTCGCTCACTTATTTTGGGATAAAGTCCTACGTAAACAGAATCtcggaaaattagaaaattcgTATTCCGATCGTAAGTAGGCAATATTCTCAAAGTATGTATTATTAATTTCGGTCACGTTCCCACGAAAATAGCTGCACTTTTTGATGACGAGAACGTCCAAAAGATGTTGTTTCCGACGAAagcatcaaaaaagtccacaaaatgaTTTCAGATGCCTCTAAATTGAAGTTGTTTGAGGGACCTGAGGCTCCAAAGATAACAACTGAATAtatatcatatcattcacgaatttTTGGGTAGTGAGCTCACAACAAAAACATCGACGAGATGGTATTCGAAACAGCATTTGGATATGTTCAAGCATAATAAGCCcgagtttttgcatcgatatgtaACAATGGATGAACTATGGCTGCATGGTTTCACTCCGAAATTTAATTGACAGTCATTCGAGTGGACTGTACACGATGAGTCCGCCCCgaagcgtggaaaaacgaaatAGTCGGCTTGCAAGATTATGTCGTCTGTATTTTTGTATGcgtatggaataatttttattgtgccGTGTCAGTaaaaacaatggaaaaaatccatgaattcgGCTTTCAATTGCTTccacatccaccgtattctccagatctggccatCAGCGACTATTTCccgttctcagatctcaaaagaatgcttgcAGGGAAGAAATTTTCAGCGAATGAAGAGATCATCACCTAAACTGATACCTGTTCTGAAGCAAAGATCAAATCgtgctacaaaaattatatcaaaaagttATAGagtcagtgtatcacccttgaagggaactatgttgaataaaagaccgaatattgccaaaaaaaaagttttttcctACCATAGTAGGACCGGAGACTTCTCAATTGACTTGTTAGCAAAAGAATTGGTGTCGATTTTCACCAAATTCCAtcggatcaaatttgacccggactggtccaATGTAGATACATCCAACAAACGCAACATTGCTGATGACAAGACGGGATTTTATGAATACGATGTCGAAATTCTCCGACGAACTAGCGAATACCGCTACCCAAAAGtaccgaaaacaaaaaaaccaaaatttgctCTGATGCCATCTTAGTTGAGACTTATAATAAATGTATCGGAAATTGGACTCGAAGTCAGCATGATTTTATTGActcaggagcctattttgaagtctataataaatatttcttaaaaattaaaattcatctGCAATATTTTCCATCTTTTTTgacgtttatatttttttataattaatacttTCCTTAGGAAATCACCAATTAATTTCGCACCAaactaaaacttttaatttcatttccaaATAGTTTTAGGAAAATCTTATCACTTGTAAGTATATTCCCATATTAGTTTTTATTGAACCAAGGATCTTCTTTAATCTGTGGTATAGCATAACGTACTTTCAACGGCGCCAATATATGACCAATTAACTGTTTACAATCAGCAGAGACGGTCGGATTCTTAGGAAAAGCGAGTGCTGCATTAATACGTTTAAGGAGTATGTGCACATTGGAACCATCGTAGGGTAATCGCCCAAAAACCATTGCATAACAGACAACACCACATGCCCAGACATCGGACATGAAAGGATCGTAGGCAATACCTGTCAGAGTTAAGAAGTCTTCGATTGAATTCAGTTTCAAACAGAAAATGTATGCGGGAAGACGTTTAAGCGTTTACCTTTAAGGATTTCTGGACTCGCATATGCGTAGCTGCCACAAAAGGTTTTCGAGAGTATCACCTGCTGATCTGAGGTACGCGTATCTTTGCGTGCGAAACCGAAGTCGATTAGCTTCAACGTATAGGTTTCATCTAGTAGAAGATTTTCGCATTTTATGTCACtgaagaaaaagagaaagtgaGAGTGTTTGAAGTGTGTTAAAAATTCCTCAATCACTTACCGATGCACCACGTTTTTGGAATGTATATATTCGACAGCGCTGATTAATTGTTGAAACAGATTGCGACTATGTGGCTCTTCTAGAAACTTCTTTTCACGTACATAATCGAGGAGTGTGCCATTCTCAGCCAGTTGCATGATTAAGTAGACTCTGTAAAAAAATGAGTATCATATAGTAGAGCTCCCAGTATTAAAGATATTTGGACGATTCGTGAGCTGACTTGGGTGTTCAATTTCTCACATAGGATGAGCAAATCAACCTACAGAAAATTTAGATTTATAGTCATTCCCAAGGGAACTAAGACTACGTAACCGAAAATATTCCGTATCTTTTTAGGTCTTTCCCTGTCCATTTGGGGCACTCCCCAAAAGTATTTGGTAATAATTAAAGGTTTTATATTGCGACAACAATATCTATGTTatggataaaaaaaatgttgtgaaCCTTTTCTACTAAAGACCCACTTAAAGCTAGACTGTCTATATGACAATAACCTCTCACAGAAAATGGTGTTTTGGCTCTACGAAGCCGAAGTtagttcaaaaatgttttatacGAGTATTCGCAAAAGTTATGGTCGCCAGTAAGCTTGAATGTATCCAAAAAACGTTTCTCGTCAGCATTTACGGTGAACTACggatggcaacaacaacagcaatcaaAACCATTATACACATAACAACCTTGATTATAACCAATAGTGGTATGCAGGAACTGCGAAGGTCGCTCTAAGACTCAAAGAGGAAGAGGTCAAACATGGacgttctgaaattttattcttttgcAAATGCATCCCTGAAAACTTGGATCACTCAGTTGCAGAATGCAGAATGTACTTATGGTGGCTTTTTCTCTACTCACGTACTGTCAAGTGATGTGTGGTCGGGACGAAGTTGCTGGAGAAGAAGCGCAGTGAGCTTTGCCATGGATAGGTCGAAGCTCAGAGTGAAGGTTAGAGAGGAAGTTTTCTGTAAGAAACTCACTGTCAATCTTGGTTCTACCGAATTACAGGTACAGACGTATTAATCCGACATACGTGTAGAGCCTTTATCAAGAAGGGGAGTATCAAATAGCGGATTAGTAACACTGGCTGGCTAGTTAGTCAAGCAAGGCtctccttttttaaaaatagcatcaagctactttaTTATTAGACTTGCTTGCGGAATTGCTGCTCTGATCGCAAATACATCGAAGTGAGTACGAGCTGGATCCCTTTTATCCTCCTCTGTTGTACCATTGGATATATGAACATTGTGTGAGCTTAGCTGGTGTTGATCGAAAACCAGCTTCAATGCGACTGGGAGACCCTTCTGGCCTAGAATATAAGTTGTCAAAATTTTATGGAGGAAGATGAGGTACGATTTCAAAGACGGATgatatgaaaataagaaaatcttAAATCCAAATGATTTTCTTCATTCCGGGGTCTCAAAAGTCGGTACTAAACTATAGCGTAAGAATCCCAAACTATTTAGTAAACATTTGGAATAGAAAACTTTAGCTAAATTAAAGCGATTTAATTGGATTTAGATATATTTCCGAAGTTTAAATATCATCTTTGATACTCCGAGCAGAATATTTCGAGTTTCACCGAGTAAAACCAAAAAACTAACTTCGCAACACTTACTGAAAAGTTCGATAAAGTTAGTTTATAAACATTCTAAAGGTTATCgcgatttttaaaattcaactaACTCACCTATGACTAGTCTCGATACTTTGATAGAACGTTATCAAGTTCTCGTGATGCAATCCCTTGACGGCTTCAATTTCACGTGGTAGAAATTTCGTCGTGTACTCGGCTGGCGCTTTCacttttgatataattttaacGGCGACACGTTTACCGTACTCCTCCGAGAACCCGATTTTTACTTTTGCATAATTACCCGTACCTATCACTTTACCAAGTACTATGCCATGATCTTCTAGTATAGTTTTCGGTCGTCCGTTTATGTAGGACTTTGTATCAGTTGCTAAAGTTGCCGTTGAACCAGCACGATGCACGGATATGTCGGCTTGTGAACGATCATCGTCCTTAGTAGCACCACCATGCTGTCGTAACGCATcgttaacatttattttttgatcgGTCTTGTTGTTTTGCGTATTCTTGTTGATGTCGTCAATTGTTTGGTTTTCTACGATTTTACTCGTCGAACATTTCGTAAACGTTTTTTGCGGTGGTGTTGGCATAACCGCTGGGGATCACCGCTACTACCTCTTACTTCTTTAACTTTTCCAACAGCAATTGTTTTGGcgtttttttgaaactttcgcATGGACAAAACATGCATTAAATGGAATGTCTACCTTAATTTGAGATTGTATGTTCTTACGATAGATTTTGATTTGTCAAATCCGTGGGATTTCGCTGTTATAGCGTTATTCTCAACGCCGTTTGAGAATGGTTGGATTGatcttatatatatttcaatattacaataaattttgaatttttaacgttagattttgaaatttattagaattatttttttctgacttTCTTTAGGTTTTGAAAATCTTTCGAGGAAAAGTAAATAATGTGTTTGAAGTATTTATGACATGAAAAAATCTATTTCCTGTGATTTAGTGCAAGGTgacgtaaaaataaattttcgaaaattaaatctTTTAAGGAATGAGAAGTAATATGACCCAAAGATAAAGAACAAATCTTGACATAATATTTCTTATATGAACATGCCTTAATTGATAAAATCTGAGGAACTCAGTATCTAATAAATTTCTATAACTCGAATTTAAGTAAGTAAGAGAAAAAACGGAGTGAATATGGaggaataaaagaaaaattatattaaaacacaaatacaaataagaGAAGAAAAAGGGAAcgttaaaacagaaaaaacaaacCGATAAAGTATAGAAAGTACAAAgaaggaaaatatataaagtaagtaagtaaaacaaaacaaataaacttcAGTGAGTAGGTCACTTAACTTCGTACTTAGCTTtagttaggttaatctggtggCCTAATCAACCACGCATAGACCACTTTTGGTGGTTAGGGATTCCAAAAAGTGTAGTCAATCTCTAGGGTGCCAGCGCTTAACACGAACTTTAGCAAATTCTGTGTACCCAAATGCTTAAAGCATTGCCTTGCGAATGCGGGACAAGTACAAAAGTGCTGATCCAGGGCTTCGCTGACACCTCTTGATATTTCCTGCCGGCttttcgatctgtcagcccGATTTTGCCAACATGCGCCGCCACCAGACTGTGACCAGTAAGCTTTCCAACCGTGTGCCTACAATCCGTTCTATCGAATGCCAGTATGAACTTAAAGGGTAATCCATTTGCAGAttccccacttttttaaagaaaaaacacagaaactccAAATATACTGTGGAATGTTTTttgtcattcgaaagaacattttttggcacttatgttttgaagattatctctttcaaatatttgtcgCGATTACGTCTCCGATGGTCCATCCTTTGAGTACAATTTTGAATGACTCGTTCatgcatttcgactggtaactggcaaatgataCGCGctatgttttgctccaaggcctgaatcgaagcgggattgtccgcatagacggtctaacggtgtgatatcaacCAATCTTGATGGGCAATCGACCCGCCCAATACGTGAAATTatctttaatttcaggcattaaatagtcggttatcaaggcgtgataacggtcgctattgacggttacgttcacTCCGTCCCTTTTTCTGGATGAaagggtgatggtgttgcgaatagtactcTCAATAGGCccattatgttgaccataagttgaacgaagcgcgcgaaacacattttttatagaaCGTTAATTTTcgtaaagttgaacgatttgtaaacgttgttcaggcctAAGTCTTAGTCAAGGTGATGCTcactgtttttttcgatatgcGTGGTATGGTGCAACATGAATTTATTCCGATgtgacagacggtcaataaagagttctgtttggccgtattgaggcgtttgcgtgagaacaattcatggaccatcgcatcgagctacgattgtgaccgaatttaagcCAAAAACCATCGATCAACTGCCTTATTCACCTAATTTAGCTCCgtctgattttttcatgttcaCCTTACTGAAATTGCCACtctgtggaacccgttttcagtggattgaagagataaaacaaaaatcgctgaaggatctgaaggccatcccaaaaagtgcttctgaaaagtgtttcgaggactggaaaaatgaTTGACTTAAGTGTATTACATATGGTGTTGATTACTTTGCGggtggcaaaataaatattgatgaataatgaaATACGTAGTTTGCGTTTGAAATACAATTCCAGGGTACTTTTTTTAGCCAGGAGCGCAAACGCTCAAATGTAGCAAGCAGACAAGTGGCGAATCGAAGGCGTCTTTTAAATTGTCAACTTTACAACCAAACAACCCCTCTAGCTTACACACCACACAGAGtgcatacaaaattaaaatttggtgCACTTAAGGGTAGTTTGTCAGGTGTTTCATATGTGGCAACCTCTATTAGTAACCAAGACGATCAGTTACGACAAACAAAtcaaagttgtgaaaaatataaCGACAacagtattataattttttgtatataaaaagcaCGTGCTGCAATAttagtttaagaaatttttgtaatacaataataataattattgaaataaagaattttcgtTAAGGAGAAGTAATAAAAACcttaataaaaacttattaaatcAATGCAAAGGTGTAAAAAATAGTATGCTATGCTAATACTGGCAAGATTTGTAGCCTATAAAGCCTTTTGATGGCGGAAGTGCATGTCATCGGGCAGATTTTAAAAGCCGTTGATTTTGCGGAACCACACCTCTACTGCAAGTGGAGCTTACAAAGCGGTTAGTAGCAAAAATTATAGTAaacttatatattcatatacgaGTTCCCTTGCTTTGCATGCCACACAGGTAGCGCCTGGAAACTCGTACAAGGCGAAGTAGCCGGTCAGACTTTAGTGAGCTCGAACCGCTTAGAGCAATCCTCCGATTTCGCACATCCCTTGGATATACATCTGGCCACGGCTTCCATACAGGGTTGGCCCaaattgcatttggaagtataCGCGGTAAATGTACTGCACAAAAGTTGGCCAGTTGGTTACGGTTTTGTACATATACCCAGCCGACCGGGTGCGCATCGCTTAGAGTTGTTGACTTGGAAAGTGGCACCACTCACTTGGTGGGACAGTGTGCGTGAGAAGTTCGGCGGTGGCGGTGTGGGACTAAGTAAGGCAGATCTAATCTATACAGGTGTAGAGAGGTAGGttgtaaatgtgtatttaataataataatagtgatTTGGTTGATTCGAAAATGCGTTGCCTACAATCAGGCGCTAATCGTAAAATAACATTTATAGCGATAAATACAAGATAaggaataaatatatattttttacaggtATAAACTACAAACGCGTTCGTCTGGTAAAATTATCATCGACATTAATTTGGTTTTCCGCAATTTCGCTAAGTTTGGTGTGGAATTTAagtgagaagaagaagaagagaaggtttctttgaaaacaaaatgaagAAAGTACTTACAACCGCACAGCTCTTGCTGTTGCTACAAAGTGTGTCTGCAGTAAAAATTGGTATTTCGAGAATAAATGTGGACATAACAAgcaccactacaacaacaacaacaaccacgcaAATGCCACCAACTACCACAGACCCCACAACGGCAGTTGATCTCATGGAAAGCACTGCAACAACCGATTTTACCGAAATAGAAACCGAGTTTACTAGccctacaacaactacaaccttaaagacaacaacaacaacgaccaCAATAAAGCCTAACTTCACGATTTCCATATTTCCACCACGCCTAAGGACTACAAAATCAcctaaaattacaacaacatcaacgACAACGCCTTCAGTAGCGAGTACAATGACCACTAATACTCCAGAGAATACATCCAATGCTTCGAATGCTGATAGCAACTCTATTAAAGCGCATACAAGTCAAGGCTTCTACTATTGCAGCTGCGATCTTTTTCTGGATTTATGCGacataaattgttgttgtgataGGGATTGTGCGCAGGCAGCTTTAAGTGTCTTCAATTGTGATGATCCACCAAAggagaaaaagttaaaaaaccgTTTGGAGGACTTTCAATATCAACATGGATTGCCATCGTGTAAAGTAAACGATGGTTGGCTTTGCGTGTTTCGAACGAATACGcgaaaagagagagagaaagtgaGTATAGCGTATAGTTGATTGAGGTTCAAATTGATATtgttattgatattgatattgatattgatattgatattgatattgatattgatattgatattgatattgatattgatattgatattgatattgatattgatattgatattgatattgatattgatattgatattgatattgatattgatattgatattggtattgatattgatatggatattgatattgatattaatattaatattaatattaatattgagaTTGAGAGAGAGTGAGAGTTTCATTTGAGAGTGCGATTGAGATGGAGAATGAGATTGAGAGTGCGTTTGAGATTGAGTTTCAAATTGAGTTTGGAATTGAGATTGTGATTTAGATTCAGGTTCAGATTCAGATTGAGATTGAAATTGAGAGTGAGAGTGAGTGAGGGGAGAGTGTTGTTTGAGAGTGCCATAGATATTGAGTTTCCTATTGAAATTGGGATTGACATTGTGATTGAGATTGAGGTTGAGATTGATATTGAGATTGAGATGGAAAATGAGATTGAGAGTGAGTGAGATGGAGAGTTTTGTTTGAGAGTGCAATTGAGATTTAGTTTGAGATTGAGTTTCGAATTGAGTTTCAAATTGGGATTGACATtggattgaaattgaaattgcgaCTGAAAtgatttagtttttgtttagttttgagattgaaatattgaaaatgataTTCATAAGTTCAGTCATtactacttttttaatatttgtcacCATTTCAGCTACCCGAAATTGATATAAATACAAATCATTACTACAAATGGCCTACACCTATTTGGGATACCGTTAGCGAACAAAACGCTGAAGGCAG is part of the Bactrocera tryoni isolate S06 unplaced genomic scaffold, CSIRO_BtryS06_freeze2 scaffold_963, whole genome shotgun sequence genome and encodes:
- the LOC120782139 gene encoding testis-specific serine/threonine-protein kinase 3, producing the protein MPTPPQKTFTKCSTSKIVENQTIDDINKNTQNNKTDQKINVNDALRQHGGATKDDDRSQADISVHRAGSTATLATDTKSYINGRPKTILEDHGIVLGKVIGTGNYAKVKIGFSEEYGKRVAVKIISKVKAPAEYTTKFLPREIEAVKGLHHENLITFYQSIETSHRVYLIMQLAENGTLLDYVREKKFLEEPHSRNLFQQLISAVEYIHSKNVVHRDIKCENLLLDETYTLKLIDFGFARKDTRTSDQQVILSKTFCGSYAYASPEILKGIAYDPFMSDVWACGVVCYAMVFGRLPYDGSNVHILLKRINAALAFPKNPTVSADCKQLIGHILAPLKVRYAIPQIKEDPWFNKN
- the LOC120782146 gene encoding B9 domain-containing protein 2 encodes the protein MAEVHVIGQILKAVDFAEPHLYCKWSLQSGSAWKLVQGEVAGQTLVSSNRLEQSSDFAHPLDIHLATASIQGWPKLHLEVYAVNVLHKSWPVGYGFVHIPSRPGAHRLELLTWKVAPLTWWDSVREKFGGGGVGLSKADLIYTGVERYKLQTRSSGKIIIDINLVFRNFAKFGVEFK